One region of Micromonospora ureilytica genomic DNA includes:
- a CDS encoding aldehyde dehydrogenase family protein has protein sequence MTPSTHTVAGHWIGGETVTGSADTLPVVNPATGEVVAETPAGTAADVDRAVAAARAAFPAWSATTPQHRADVLRRLGAGLAARTEEIAQAITAEMGSPIGMSRTAQVAFPAAVVESVAGLADDFAWTEEVGNSLIVREPIGVVGAITPWNFPLQQIVSKLAPALLAGNTMVFKPSENAPLTARVLAEVAAEAGVPAGVFNVVYGTGTTVGEAISAHPDIDMISFTGSTRAGQRISSVAAATVKRVALELGGKGANIILDDADLPAAVERGLMMAFSNGGQVCGAWPRMLVPASRQDEVVALAVAAAKQYTVGDPGDETTRIGPMASETHRQKVVGYIERGIADGARLVFGGPQRPEGLTVGAYVQPTIFADVDPASAIAQEEIFGPVLTIIPYADEEEAVAIANGTLYGLTSGVFGEPEHALAIARRLRVGQVDVNAGHWNPLAPFGGYKQSGNGREFGRMGLEEFLETKSIQR, from the coding sequence ATGACACCTTCCACCCACACCGTCGCCGGCCACTGGATCGGTGGCGAGACCGTCACCGGCTCCGCCGACACCCTTCCCGTCGTGAACCCGGCCACCGGCGAGGTCGTCGCCGAGACCCCGGCCGGCACCGCCGCCGACGTCGACCGTGCCGTCGCCGCCGCCCGGGCGGCCTTCCCGGCCTGGTCGGCGACCACCCCGCAGCACCGCGCGGACGTGCTGCGCCGCCTCGGCGCCGGCCTCGCCGCCCGTACCGAGGAGATCGCCCAGGCGATCACCGCCGAGATGGGCTCTCCGATTGGTATGTCCCGGACCGCCCAGGTCGCGTTCCCGGCCGCGGTGGTCGAGTCAGTCGCCGGTCTGGCCGACGACTTCGCCTGGACCGAGGAGGTCGGCAACTCGCTGATCGTCCGCGAGCCGATCGGCGTGGTCGGCGCGATCACGCCGTGGAACTTCCCACTTCAGCAGATCGTCTCCAAGCTGGCGCCGGCCCTGCTCGCCGGCAACACGATGGTCTTCAAGCCGTCCGAGAACGCCCCGCTGACCGCGCGCGTCCTCGCCGAGGTCGCCGCCGAGGCCGGCGTACCGGCTGGTGTCTTCAACGTCGTCTACGGCACCGGTACGACCGTCGGCGAGGCGATCTCCGCCCACCCGGACATCGACATGATCTCGTTCACCGGCTCCACCCGCGCCGGGCAGCGCATCTCCTCGGTGGCCGCGGCGACCGTCAAGCGGGTCGCGCTGGAGCTGGGCGGCAAGGGCGCGAACATCATCCTCGACGACGCCGACCTGCCCGCCGCTGTCGAGCGGGGTCTCATGATGGCGTTCAGCAACGGCGGCCAGGTCTGCGGCGCGTGGCCACGGATGCTGGTGCCCGCCTCCCGTCAGGACGAGGTCGTGGCGTTGGCCGTCGCGGCCGCGAAGCAGTACACCGTCGGCGACCCGGGCGACGAGACCACCCGGATCGGCCCGATGGCGTCCGAGACCCACCGGCAGAAGGTCGTCGGCTACATCGAGCGGGGCATCGCCGACGGCGCCCGGCTGGTGTTCGGCGGCCCGCAGCGGCCCGAGGGGCTGACCGTGGGGGCCTACGTCCAGCCGACGATCTTCGCCGACGTCGACCCGGCCTCCGCGATCGCCCAGGAGGAGATCTTCGGCCCGGTGCTGACGATCATCCCCTACGCCGACGAGGAGGAGGCCGTGGCCATCGCCAACGGCACGCTGTACGGCCTGACCAGCGGCGTCTTCGGTGAGCCGGAGCACGCGCTGGCGATCGCCCGTCGGTTGCGCGTGGGCCAGGTCGACGTGAACGCCGGCCACTGGAACCCGCTCGCCCCGTTCGGCGGCTACAAGCAGTCGGGCAACGGCCGCGAGTTCGGTCGGATGGGTCTGGAGGAGTTCCTGGAGACCAAGTCCATCCAGCGCTGA
- a CDS encoding quinone oxidoreductase family protein: MIRAAVLSTCGAAPTIAERPEPVPADGEVAVTVEAVPITPLDVLCASGTSYFGPPTTPYVPGVQGVGRLADGSPVWFGTSAGMRSGVDGSMATTVTVPTADVVALPAGVPLTVLAALGLSAVAAHAALTHAGGLAADDQVVVLGAGGVVGQAAVQLALLGGARRVIAVARSAAARARAEELGAAVAIPLLPDDDVTSVADRLRHASDGPVDLVLDPVFGVPAAAALRVLRPGGRLVNLGSAAGATAPIESAVLRSGALRMIGYTNNGLSTDERAAALTVVAGHAAAGRLTVDHEVVPFDAIADAWARQDAGATAGRIVLTL, from the coding sequence GTGATCCGCGCGGCAGTGCTCAGCACCTGCGGCGCCGCACCGACGATCGCCGAGCGGCCGGAACCCGTGCCGGCCGACGGCGAGGTGGCGGTCACCGTCGAGGCCGTACCGATCACCCCACTGGATGTGCTCTGCGCCAGCGGCACCAGCTACTTCGGCCCGCCGACCACCCCGTACGTGCCGGGTGTGCAGGGGGTCGGCCGGCTCGCCGACGGCTCCCCGGTCTGGTTTGGCACGTCGGCCGGGATGCGGTCCGGTGTCGACGGCAGCATGGCGACCACTGTCACGGTGCCCACCGCCGACGTGGTGGCGCTGCCGGCCGGCGTACCGCTGACAGTGCTCGCGGCCCTCGGTCTCTCCGCGGTCGCCGCGCACGCGGCGCTGACCCACGCCGGCGGCCTGGCGGCCGATGACCAGGTCGTCGTGCTCGGAGCCGGGGGTGTGGTCGGCCAGGCCGCCGTCCAACTCGCCCTGCTCGGCGGCGCCCGCCGCGTCATCGCCGTGGCCCGGTCGGCCGCGGCTCGGGCCCGCGCCGAGGAGTTGGGCGCCGCCGTCGCCATCCCGCTGCTTCCCGACGACGACGTCACGTCGGTGGCCGACCGGTTGCGCCACGCCTCCGACGGGCCTGTCGACCTCGTCCTCGACCCGGTCTTCGGTGTCCCGGCCGCGGCGGCCCTGCGGGTGCTGCGCCCGGGTGGGCGACTGGTCAACCTGGGCAGCGCGGCCGGCGCGACAGCGCCCATCGAGTCCGCCGTGCTGCGCAGCGGCGCGCTGCGGATGATCGGCTACACCAACAACGGGTTGTCGACCGACGAGCGGGCCGCGGCGCTGACAGTGGTGGCGGGGCACGCGGCGGCCGGCCGGCTCACCGTCGACCACGAAGTCGTGCCCTTCGACGCCATCGCGGACGCCTGGGCCCGGCAGGACGCCGGCGCCACCGCCGGCCGGATCGTCCTCACGCTCTGA
- a CDS encoding extradiol ring-cleavage dioxygenase, which translates to MASIVAVIASTHHPFYYRASTATGEDRPPFADEWTRKILAFRETLTRARPDVLVMVGSDHFHQLWLDNMPQFLVGKAPFYDANWYNEEREFGLPRMLLKGQEDLSGHVLRAGLDAGFDLAFSNELRIDHSITCPIITLRPEADLPIVPIYTNIFAPPLPQPKRFVQLGQSIRDIVESWPSHLRVAVIGTGHLSLELGGPRQFGPHGPDPEFDQRAVEWIANGDLDECLREVTLDSLHSPGNATHGFMDFMLMMGVAGAGVKADYVDTLDLFHTMEAYFTWYPNGAPT; encoded by the coding sequence ATGGCCTCCATCGTCGCGGTCATCGCCTCCACCCACCACCCCTTCTACTACCGGGCCAGCACCGCCACCGGTGAGGATCGACCACCGTTCGCCGACGAGTGGACCCGCAAGATCCTGGCGTTCCGGGAGACGTTGACCCGGGCCAGACCCGACGTGCTGGTGATGGTCGGCTCCGACCACTTCCACCAGCTCTGGCTGGACAACATGCCGCAGTTCCTGGTCGGCAAGGCACCCTTCTACGACGCCAACTGGTACAACGAGGAACGCGAGTTCGGGCTGCCCCGGATGCTGCTCAAGGGCCAGGAGGACCTGTCCGGGCACGTCCTGCGGGCCGGGCTCGACGCCGGGTTCGACCTCGCGTTCAGCAACGAGCTGCGCATCGACCACAGCATCACCTGCCCGATCATCACGCTGCGGCCCGAGGCCGACCTGCCGATCGTGCCGATCTACACAAACATCTTCGCGCCGCCGCTGCCGCAGCCGAAGCGCTTCGTCCAGCTCGGTCAGAGCATCCGGGACATCGTCGAGTCGTGGCCGTCGCACCTGCGGGTGGCCGTCATCGGCACCGGCCACCTCTCCCTGGAACTGGGCGGCCCCCGGCAGTTCGGCCCGCACGGCCCGGATCCGGAGTTCGATCAGCGGGCCGTCGAGTGGATCGCCAACGGCGACCTGGACGAGTGCCTGCGCGAGGTCACCCTGGACAGCCTGCACTCACCGGGCAACGCCACCCACGGCTTCATGGACTTCATGCTGATGATGGGCGTGGCCGGTGCCGGCGTGAAGGCCGACTACGTCGACACCCTCGATCTGTTCCACACCATGGAGGCGTACTTCACCTGGTACCCGAACGGAGCGCCGACGTGA
- a CDS encoding citryl-CoA lyase — MAEELSFPTGIGTSDPTSISLLGQDLAADLMGTVGFGELAYWLVAGRRPTPGEVRVFEAVLVALADHGFTPTAIAARLTYLSAPESLQGALAAGLLGGGSRLLGVTEDCGRFLADTLAQAGEVTDYDAVALDAVTRAKRERRLVPGLGHPVHKEQDPRTPVLIRIATEEGLHGPHLRLFEAIGRVHPQVLGRTLPLNGAGVCGAALADLGLPVEMLRGFALLARAAGLLGHLAEERRRPLGMDIYRTVDRNAVYEP; from the coding sequence GTGGCTGAAGAACTGAGCTTCCCGACCGGGATCGGCACCTCCGACCCGACCAGCATCTCCCTGCTCGGGCAGGACCTGGCCGCCGATCTGATGGGCACTGTGGGCTTCGGTGAGCTGGCGTACTGGCTGGTCGCCGGCCGGCGCCCCACCCCGGGCGAGGTACGGGTCTTCGAGGCGGTGCTGGTGGCACTCGCCGACCACGGCTTCACCCCGACGGCGATCGCGGCGCGGCTGACGTACCTGTCCGCTCCCGAGTCGTTGCAGGGCGCGCTCGCCGCCGGCCTGCTCGGCGGCGGCTCCCGCCTCCTCGGTGTCACCGAGGACTGTGGACGCTTCCTCGCCGACACGCTCGCGCAGGCCGGCGAGGTGACCGACTACGACGCGGTGGCGCTCGACGCGGTCACCCGGGCCAAGCGGGAGCGCCGGCTGGTCCCCGGGCTCGGGCACCCCGTGCACAAGGAGCAGGACCCGCGCACCCCCGTGCTGATCCGGATCGCCACCGAGGAGGGTCTGCACGGCCCGCACCTGCGGCTGTTCGAGGCGATCGGACGCGTACACCCGCAGGTGCTCGGCCGCACCCTGCCGCTCAACGGCGCCGGAGTCTGCGGCGCGGCCCTGGCCGACCTCGGGCTCCCCGTCGAGATGCTGCGCGGTTTCGCCCTGCTGGCCCGCGCGGCGGGGCTGCTCGGGCACCTCGCCGAGGAGCGACGACGACCGCTGGGGATGGACATCTACCGCACCGTCGACCGCAACGCCGTCTACGAACCCTGA